One window of the Bombus affinis isolate iyBomAffi1 chromosome 10, iyBomAffi1.2, whole genome shotgun sequence genome contains the following:
- the LOC126920943 gene encoding GTPase-activating protein CdGAPr isoform X2 produces MCLRISYRFIEIFLGSVQGLGCNRTDDFSTPVSSGSNMSSIARFPKLDECAHFHYEHVELSSLEVSLSEGTNDSDSYAVRVTSGDACWTLQRSYDNFVMFDKQLHRCIFDRKFSSLTKLPDTRPKNTCDILRDYLNRFSQLNHEGLNCGPVLNWLQLDNRGRRILVPESDSCPINTPAVAAAYAVRPYVAQAPDEISFQVGDMISVIDMPPPGESTWWRGKHGFAVGFFPAECVAVIGDKVPRHLTVSTTVRSKLPVKPVLRKHGKLIAFFRSFILNRPSRRRLKQSGILKERVFGCDLGEHLLNSGQDVPTVLTCCAEFIENHGLVDGIYRLSGVTSNIQRLRNAFDEDRVPALHSDESILQDIHSVASLLKMYFRELPNPLCTYQLYSTFVSAVQANTDAERLRRMRDTVRKLPPPHYRTLEYLMRHLVRVAARGAETGMTPRNVAIVWAPNLLRCKELEVGGVAALQGVGVQAVVTEFLVCYAELIFGDGPVGRPKSLAITTPARLLSLEEARNRSLRGEPDYVEVGAGPAGLPLHYHTVIELPRKRNGSKRSPSLNWRALFGRGGLGARGKTRQVGTPPQTETVPSSLNSLRRLRPVKSADSLDGEDSLGPLLGPPPARPCGHSRSVSHDSYFDHLADAPNTSSPLDLSEIQLNFDLEEREMRMFSEEESGGVASVEASPRRQRTEGTQNTAATGGSKRKRSRLEERLQCDVELRFIDSQSPDQVMVSADVHSMDTPSPLPTPGYLPLLSEASTPLTPATLHGTPHSTSPVPANSPRISFRSFTLPLEIDEEQSNANKLNRTSVSSDKSSDPSHRLSVNLEGQSNAKSCERIMTYDKHVDLYDDKESSKAQKTSKESNLVVSDVVDQDMTPCDRLMSHPSEIESSKVTMSPCKDVENRSSSCSIDDNKSHSDNRDTLDVRKHDAPTNKSIGSQHDDAMAGNSNAHRNELPGLPLSNVTDLDSPMSYEQTIEDLPDSGFVICDNSDKIFTNTETSQMISNTNDSGEWVIVETTGSITTPTSESSSSKDPLEGTVNNAIATDAPQLRSMSENVSRTSLDLTMGSTVDTDTSCIGVSDLTESPVLPQESAEMTFDVADNRDLEEHDVTAQRTSRAFEDQTSFGMVNSGNNYSNIVHSPIHDQDNGNQKIRTVSMTDIRMNQKSSEMEHEITACYSQLDNTGAFNRNENPAKEEAVVEEKTFESSQRSSKSHSDFQQKEIRRSLQLHQKPQFQANDRRSFSNQTKKSQDLDLSLANTDNKQRSQSQKPEKCQSYEYVSPKESAQNSQQHKQFPTRTEDPSKCNNVKNSQLQEHIEVVIPSENAAEPSEIAHPPEGASEPTSLNSSCTFSNASSPVDDSIVLRDTAAILQELALQRLSGGIVGDLSVPPRRRYETENNKDRRSFDSEIGREIVRERKMRQELDSARGKSEEPPVNNTQHLPPCLRARHARATRASLSRSLDEAKFNKMSEEASLPVKQATEDAQHSSTPNVGTGSSNSSSANSDKTHLKNLGGLDLGDPQCRERIEKYKEERRTFLRDKYRSESFRGMLSKTEDDGEQALLARLKQRATRPSLH; encoded by the exons ATGTGTTTGAGGATCTCGTATCGGTTTATCGAAATTTTCTTGGGCAGCGTTCAG GGATTAGGATGTAATCGAACGGACGATTTCAGTACACCAGTCAGTTCTGGCAGCAACATGAGCAGTATAGCACGGTTTCCAAAGTTGGACGAGTGTGCCCACTTTCATTACGAACATGTTGAACTCAGTTCCTTGGAG GTTTCGCTTAGCGAAGGTACCAATGATTCCGACAGCTACGCGGTCAGAGTAACATCCGGGGACGCATGCTGGACGCTGCAACGATCTTATGATAATTTTGTTATGTTTGACAAGCAATTGCATCGCTGCATATTTGACAGGAAGTTCTCTTCCTTAACAAAGCTTCCAGATACACGGCCAAAGAACACCTGTGATATACTGAGGGACTATTTGAATAGGTTCTCGCAGTTAAATCACGAAGGCCTAAATTGCGGTCCTGTGTTAAATTGGTTGCAGCTAGATAATAGAGGAAGAAGAATCCTCGTGCCAGAGTCAGATTCATGTCCCATTAATACTCCCGCAGTAGCCGCGGCTTATGCAGTTAGACCTTACGTGGCTCAGGCACCGGATGAAATCTCCTTTCAG GTTGGAGACATGATTTCTGTAATAGATATGCCTCCTCCAGGGGAAAGTACTTGGTGGCGTGGGAAGCACGGATTTGCAGTCGGTTTTTTCCCAGCCGAATGTGTGGCTGTGATCGGGGATAAAGTACCACGGCATCTGACCGTGTCAACGACAGTTAGATCAAAGTTACCCGTGAAACCGGTGCTTAGAAAGCACGGAAAGCTAATCGCCTTTTTCAGATCGTTCATATTGAATAGACCGTCTAGGAGACGATTAAAGCAGTCAGGAATCCTGAAAGAACGTGTATTTGGTTGTGATTTAGGGGAACATCTTTTAAATTCTGGTCAAGATG TGCCTACCGTTTTAACGTGTTGCGCTGAATTCATCGAGAATCATGGCTTAGTGGACGGTATATATCGTCTAAGCGGCGTGACATCGAACATTCAGAGATTACGAAACGCGTTCGACGAGGATCGTGTTCCTGCATTGCATTCCGATGAAAGTATTTTACAAGATATTCATTCTGTAGCCTCATTGTTGAAAATGTACTTCAGAGAACTACCGAATCCACTCTGTACATACCAGCTTTATTCTACTTTCGTTAGTGCGGTTCAAGCTAACACCGACGCGGAAAGATTAAGGCGGATGAGGGATACCGTTAGAAAATTACCACCACCGCACTACAG AACCTTAGAGTATCTGATGCGTCATTTAGTGAGAGTGGCAGCTCGAGGAGCGGAGACCGGTATGACACCACGTAACGTTGCCATTGTTTGGGCTCCAAACCTTCTAAGATGCAAGGAATTAGAGGTTGGGGGTGTAGCAGCGTTGCAGGGTGTCGGTGTGCAGGCTGTGGTCACAGAGTTTTTAGTCTGTTACGCCGAATTAATTTTCGGAGACGGTCCAGTTGGGCGGCCGAAATCGCTAGCTATTACAACGCCGGCGAGATTGCTTAGTTTGGAAGAGGCTCGAAATCGAAGCTTGAGAGGCGAGCCTGATTACGTGGAAGTGGGCGCTGGTCCAGCCGGGTTACCATTACATTACCATACGGTCATAGAATTACCGCGAAAGAGAAACGGCTCGAAACGTTCACCCTCATTGAATTGGAGAGCTTTATTCGGACGAGGTGGCTTGGGTGCCAGAGGAAAAACAAGACAAGTTGGCACGCCACCTCAAACAGAAACGGTGCCAAGTTCCTTAAACTCCTTACGACGATTAAGACCGGTGAAAAGCGCAGACAGCTTGGACGGTGAGGACAGTTTAGGTCCTCTGCTTGGACCACCACCAGCTAGACCTTGCGGACATAGTCGATCGGTTTCGCATGATTCGTATTTCGATCATTTAGCGGACGCACCGAATACATCGTCGCCGTTGGATCTGTCGGAAATTCAGCTTAATTTCGACTTGGAGGAACGAGAGATGAGAATGTTCTCGGAGGAGGAGAGTGGCGGAGTGGCGTCGGTAGAAGCATCACCAAGACGTCAGAGGACGGAAGGAACACAAAATACCGCTGCCACCGGTGGATCCAAGAGAAAGAGATCGCGATTAGAGGAAAGACTGCAGTGCGACGTTGAGTTGCGCTTCATTGATAGCCAAAGTCCTGATCAG GTGATGGTTTCTGCAGATGTTCACAGTATGGATACCCCATCTCCTTTGCCAACACCAGGGTACCTTCCATTATTATCCGAAGCTTCAACCCCACTCACACCCGCCACGCTACATGGAACACCGCATTCTACATCACCTGTACCAGCTAACAGTCCTAGGATAAGTTTTCGAAGTTTCACTTTACCTTTAGAGATCGACGAAGAACAAAGCAACGCGAACAAATTGAACAGAACTAGCGTGTCTTCCGATAAATCATCCGACCCTAGTCATAGGTTATCCGTAAACTTAGAAGGACAGAGTAACGCTAAGTCCTGCGAGAGGATAATGACATACGACAAACATGTAGATTTGTACGATGATAAAGAGTCTTCCAAGGCTCAAAAGACTTCGAAGGAATCGAACCTAGTTGTATCAGACGTAGTCGACCAAGACATGACACCTTGCGATAGGTTAATGTCTCATCCTAGCGAGATAGAATCTAGTAAAGTAACCATGTCTCCGTGTAAAGACGTAGAAAATAGATCGAGCTCCTGTTCCATTGACGATAATAAATCTCACAGTGACAACAGAGACACGTTGGACGTGAGAAAACACGATGCACCGACCAACAAATCGATCGGTTCGCAGCACGATGATGCCATGGCTGGAAATTCAAACGCACACAGAAACGAATTGCCAGGACTGCCACTATCTAACGTTACCGATCTAGATTCTCCGATGTCATACGAGCAGACTATCGAGGACTTGCCCGATTCCGGTTTTGTGATTTGTGATAACTCCGACAAGATATTCACCAACACAGAAACGTCACAGATGATATCGAATACCAACGATTCTGGCGAATGGGTGATAGTCGAGACTACGGGCTCGATCACGACACCGACGAGCGAGTCGAGCAGTTCGAAGGATCCTTTGGAAGGCACCGTGAATAACGCGATCGCGACTGATGCACCGCAACTGAGATCCATGTCCGAGAACGTTTCCAGAACTTCCTTGGATCTCACTATGGGCTCAACAGTAGACACAGATACATCGTGCATCGGTGTCAGTGATTTAACCGAAAGTCCCGTTCTTCCTCAAGAATCTGCCGAGATGACATTTGACGTTGCCGACAACAGAGACCTCGAGGAACACGACGTCACCGCGCAGAGGACTTCTAGAGCTTTCGAGGACCAAACGAGTTTCGGGATGGTCAACTCTGGCAATAATTATTCAAACATCGTTCACTCGCCCATACACGACCAGGATAATGGAAATCAGAAAATTCGCACCGTTAGTATGACGGACATTCGCATGAACCAGAAATCTAGCGAAATGGAGCACGAGATCACCGCCTGCTATTCGCAACTAGACAACACCGGAGCTTTCAACAGGAACGAGAATCCAGCAAAGGAAGAAGCTGTGGTAGAAGAGAAGACCTTCGAAAGCTCTCAACGCTCTTCGAAAAGCCACTCAGACTTCCAACAGAAAGAAATTCGACGTTCTTTGCAGCTACATCAGAAACCACAATTCCAAGCAAACGATCGCCGTTCGTTCTCTAATCAAACAAAGAAGAGCCAGGATCTGGATCTGTCTTTGGCCAATACGGATAATAAGCAACGCAGTCAGAGTCAAAAGCCAGAAAAGTGCCAAAGCTACGAATACGTTTCACCAAAGGAATCAGCTCAGAACAGTCAGCAACACAAGCAGTTTCCTACACGTACTGAGGACCCTTCTAAATGTAACAACGTGAAGAACAGTCAACTGCAAGAGCACATAGAAGTAGTAATACCATCGGAAAATGCTGCCGAGCCCAGTGAGATAGCTCATCCCCCGGAAGGTGCATCCGAGCCAACATCTTTAAACTCATCTTGTACTTTCTCGAATGCATCTTCTCCAGTGGATGATTCTATCGTTCTTCGAGATACGGCCGCTATACTTCAAGAGTTGGCGTTGCAAAGATTATCTGGAGGCATCGTGGGTGACTTGTCTGTTCCTCCGCGAAGAAGATACGAAACAGAGAATAATAAAGATCGAAGAAGCTTCGATTCTGAGATCGGTAGGGAGATAGTTCGTGAAAGAAAGATGAGGCAGGAACTGGATTCTGCTCGAGGAAAATCGGAAGAGCCACCGGTGAATAATACTCAACATCTACCGCCGTGTTTGAGAGCTCGTCACGCAAGAGCGACACGAGCGTCTCTTAGTAGATCGTTAGACGAGGCAAAGTTTAACAAAATGTCGGAGGAAGCTTCTCTACCTGTGAAACAGGCTACGGAGGACGCACAGCACAGTTCCACACCTAACGTTGGAACAGGATCGTCGAACAGTTCCTCGGCTAATTCCGATAAAACGCATCTAAAGAACCTAGGTGGTTTAGACTTGGGCGATCCCCAGTGCAGAGAAAGGATAGAAAAGTACAAAGAAGAGAGAAGAACGTTCTTAAGGGACAAGTACAGATCGGAGAGTTTTCGAGGGATGTTATCGAAGACAGAAGACGATGGGGAGCAGGCGCTTTTAGCTAGGCTAAAACAGAGAGCCACTAGGCCCTCCCTTCATTGA
- the LOC126920943 gene encoding GTPase-activating protein CdGAPr isoform X5: protein MSSIARFPKLDECAHFHYEHVELSSLEVSLSEGTNDSDSYAVRVTSGDACWTLQRSYDNFVMFDKQLHRCIFDRKFSSLTKLPDTRPKNTCDILRDYLNRFSQLNHEGLNCGPVLNWLQLDNRGRRILVPESDSCPINTPAVAAAYAVRPYVAQAPDEISFQVGDMISVIDMPPPGESTWWRGKHGFAVGFFPAECVAVIGDKVPRHLTVSTTVRSKLPVKPVLRKHGKLIAFFRSFILNRPSRRRLKQSGILKERVFGCDLGEHLLNSGQDVPTVLTCCAEFIENHGLVDGIYRLSGVTSNIQRLRNAFDEDRVPALHSDESILQDIHSVASLLKMYFRELPNPLCTYQLYSTFVSAVQANTDAERLRRMRDTVRKLPPPHYRTLEYLMRHLVRVAARGAETGMTPRNVAIVWAPNLLRCKELEVGGVAALQGVGVQAVVTEFLVCYAELIFGDGPVGRPKSLAITTPARLLSLEEARNRSLRGEPDYVEVGAGPAGLPLHYHTVIELPRKRNGSKRSPSLNWRALFGRGGLGARGKTRQVGTPPQTETVPSSLNSLRRLRPVKSADSLDGEDSLGPLLGPPPARPCGHSRSVSHDSYFDHLADAPNTSSPLDLSEIQLNFDLEEREMRMFSEEESGGVASVEASPRRQRTEGTQNTAATGGSKRKRSRLEERLQCDVELRFIDSQSPDQVMVSADVHSMDTPSPLPTPGYLPLLSEASTPLTPATLHGTPHSTSPVPANSPRISFRSFTLPLEIDEEQSNANKLNRTSVSSDKSSDPSHRLSVNLEGQSNAKSCERIMTYDKHVDLYDDKESSKAQKTSKESNLVVSDVVDQDMTPCDRLMSHPSEIESSKVTMSPCKDVENRSSSCSIDDNKSHSDNRDTLDVRKHDAPTNKSIGSQHDDAMAGNSNAHRNELPGLPLSNVTDLDSPMSYEQTIEDLPDSGFVICDNSDKIFTNTETSQMISNTNDSGEWVIVETTGSITTPTSESSSSKDPLEGTVNNAIATDAPQLRSMSENVSRTSLDLTMGSTVDTDTSCIGVSDLTESPVLPQESAEMTFDVADNRDLEEHDVTAQRTSRAFEDQTSFGMVNSGNNYSNIVHSPIHDQDNGNQKIRTVSMTDIRMNQKSSEMEHEITACYSQLDNTGAFNRNENPAKEEAVVEEKTFESSQRSSKSHSDFQQKEIRRSLQLHQKPQFQANDRRSFSNQTKKSQDLDLSLANTDNKQRSQSQKPEKCQSYEYVSPKESAQNSQQHKQFPTRTEDPSKCNNVKNSQLQEHIEVVIPSENAAEPSEIAHPPEGASEPTSLNSSCTFSNASSPVDDSIVLRDTAAILQELALQRLSGGIVGDLSVPPRRRYETENNKDRRSFDSEIGREIVRERKMRQELDSARGKSEEPPVNNTQHLPPCLRARHARATRASLSRSLDEAKFNKMSEEASLPVKQATEDAQHSSTPNVGTGSSNSSSANSDKTHLKNLGGLDLGDPQCRERIEKYKEERRTFLRDKYRSESFRGMLSKTEDDGEQALLARLKQRATRPSLH, encoded by the exons ATGAGCAGTATAGCACGGTTTCCAAAGTTGGACGAGTGTGCCCACTTTCATTACGAACATGTTGAACTCAGTTCCTTGGAG GTTTCGCTTAGCGAAGGTACCAATGATTCCGACAGCTACGCGGTCAGAGTAACATCCGGGGACGCATGCTGGACGCTGCAACGATCTTATGATAATTTTGTTATGTTTGACAAGCAATTGCATCGCTGCATATTTGACAGGAAGTTCTCTTCCTTAACAAAGCTTCCAGATACACGGCCAAAGAACACCTGTGATATACTGAGGGACTATTTGAATAGGTTCTCGCAGTTAAATCACGAAGGCCTAAATTGCGGTCCTGTGTTAAATTGGTTGCAGCTAGATAATAGAGGAAGAAGAATCCTCGTGCCAGAGTCAGATTCATGTCCCATTAATACTCCCGCAGTAGCCGCGGCTTATGCAGTTAGACCTTACGTGGCTCAGGCACCGGATGAAATCTCCTTTCAG GTTGGAGACATGATTTCTGTAATAGATATGCCTCCTCCAGGGGAAAGTACTTGGTGGCGTGGGAAGCACGGATTTGCAGTCGGTTTTTTCCCAGCCGAATGTGTGGCTGTGATCGGGGATAAAGTACCACGGCATCTGACCGTGTCAACGACAGTTAGATCAAAGTTACCCGTGAAACCGGTGCTTAGAAAGCACGGAAAGCTAATCGCCTTTTTCAGATCGTTCATATTGAATAGACCGTCTAGGAGACGATTAAAGCAGTCAGGAATCCTGAAAGAACGTGTATTTGGTTGTGATTTAGGGGAACATCTTTTAAATTCTGGTCAAGATG TGCCTACCGTTTTAACGTGTTGCGCTGAATTCATCGAGAATCATGGCTTAGTGGACGGTATATATCGTCTAAGCGGCGTGACATCGAACATTCAGAGATTACGAAACGCGTTCGACGAGGATCGTGTTCCTGCATTGCATTCCGATGAAAGTATTTTACAAGATATTCATTCTGTAGCCTCATTGTTGAAAATGTACTTCAGAGAACTACCGAATCCACTCTGTACATACCAGCTTTATTCTACTTTCGTTAGTGCGGTTCAAGCTAACACCGACGCGGAAAGATTAAGGCGGATGAGGGATACCGTTAGAAAATTACCACCACCGCACTACAG AACCTTAGAGTATCTGATGCGTCATTTAGTGAGAGTGGCAGCTCGAGGAGCGGAGACCGGTATGACACCACGTAACGTTGCCATTGTTTGGGCTCCAAACCTTCTAAGATGCAAGGAATTAGAGGTTGGGGGTGTAGCAGCGTTGCAGGGTGTCGGTGTGCAGGCTGTGGTCACAGAGTTTTTAGTCTGTTACGCCGAATTAATTTTCGGAGACGGTCCAGTTGGGCGGCCGAAATCGCTAGCTATTACAACGCCGGCGAGATTGCTTAGTTTGGAAGAGGCTCGAAATCGAAGCTTGAGAGGCGAGCCTGATTACGTGGAAGTGGGCGCTGGTCCAGCCGGGTTACCATTACATTACCATACGGTCATAGAATTACCGCGAAAGAGAAACGGCTCGAAACGTTCACCCTCATTGAATTGGAGAGCTTTATTCGGACGAGGTGGCTTGGGTGCCAGAGGAAAAACAAGACAAGTTGGCACGCCACCTCAAACAGAAACGGTGCCAAGTTCCTTAAACTCCTTACGACGATTAAGACCGGTGAAAAGCGCAGACAGCTTGGACGGTGAGGACAGTTTAGGTCCTCTGCTTGGACCACCACCAGCTAGACCTTGCGGACATAGTCGATCGGTTTCGCATGATTCGTATTTCGATCATTTAGCGGACGCACCGAATACATCGTCGCCGTTGGATCTGTCGGAAATTCAGCTTAATTTCGACTTGGAGGAACGAGAGATGAGAATGTTCTCGGAGGAGGAGAGTGGCGGAGTGGCGTCGGTAGAAGCATCACCAAGACGTCAGAGGACGGAAGGAACACAAAATACCGCTGCCACCGGTGGATCCAAGAGAAAGAGATCGCGATTAGAGGAAAGACTGCAGTGCGACGTTGAGTTGCGCTTCATTGATAGCCAAAGTCCTGATCAG GTGATGGTTTCTGCAGATGTTCACAGTATGGATACCCCATCTCCTTTGCCAACACCAGGGTACCTTCCATTATTATCCGAAGCTTCAACCCCACTCACACCCGCCACGCTACATGGAACACCGCATTCTACATCACCTGTACCAGCTAACAGTCCTAGGATAAGTTTTCGAAGTTTCACTTTACCTTTAGAGATCGACGAAGAACAAAGCAACGCGAACAAATTGAACAGAACTAGCGTGTCTTCCGATAAATCATCCGACCCTAGTCATAGGTTATCCGTAAACTTAGAAGGACAGAGTAACGCTAAGTCCTGCGAGAGGATAATGACATACGACAAACATGTAGATTTGTACGATGATAAAGAGTCTTCCAAGGCTCAAAAGACTTCGAAGGAATCGAACCTAGTTGTATCAGACGTAGTCGACCAAGACATGACACCTTGCGATAGGTTAATGTCTCATCCTAGCGAGATAGAATCTAGTAAAGTAACCATGTCTCCGTGTAAAGACGTAGAAAATAGATCGAGCTCCTGTTCCATTGACGATAATAAATCTCACAGTGACAACAGAGACACGTTGGACGTGAGAAAACACGATGCACCGACCAACAAATCGATCGGTTCGCAGCACGATGATGCCATGGCTGGAAATTCAAACGCACACAGAAACGAATTGCCAGGACTGCCACTATCTAACGTTACCGATCTAGATTCTCCGATGTCATACGAGCAGACTATCGAGGACTTGCCCGATTCCGGTTTTGTGATTTGTGATAACTCCGACAAGATATTCACCAACACAGAAACGTCACAGATGATATCGAATACCAACGATTCTGGCGAATGGGTGATAGTCGAGACTACGGGCTCGATCACGACACCGACGAGCGAGTCGAGCAGTTCGAAGGATCCTTTGGAAGGCACCGTGAATAACGCGATCGCGACTGATGCACCGCAACTGAGATCCATGTCCGAGAACGTTTCCAGAACTTCCTTGGATCTCACTATGGGCTCAACAGTAGACACAGATACATCGTGCATCGGTGTCAGTGATTTAACCGAAAGTCCCGTTCTTCCTCAAGAATCTGCCGAGATGACATTTGACGTTGCCGACAACAGAGACCTCGAGGAACACGACGTCACCGCGCAGAGGACTTCTAGAGCTTTCGAGGACCAAACGAGTTTCGGGATGGTCAACTCTGGCAATAATTATTCAAACATCGTTCACTCGCCCATACACGACCAGGATAATGGAAATCAGAAAATTCGCACCGTTAGTATGACGGACATTCGCATGAACCAGAAATCTAGCGAAATGGAGCACGAGATCACCGCCTGCTATTCGCAACTAGACAACACCGGAGCTTTCAACAGGAACGAGAATCCAGCAAAGGAAGAAGCTGTGGTAGAAGAGAAGACCTTCGAAAGCTCTCAACGCTCTTCGAAAAGCCACTCAGACTTCCAACAGAAAGAAATTCGACGTTCTTTGCAGCTACATCAGAAACCACAATTCCAAGCAAACGATCGCCGTTCGTTCTCTAATCAAACAAAGAAGAGCCAGGATCTGGATCTGTCTTTGGCCAATACGGATAATAAGCAACGCAGTCAGAGTCAAAAGCCAGAAAAGTGCCAAAGCTACGAATACGTTTCACCAAAGGAATCAGCTCAGAACAGTCAGCAACACAAGCAGTTTCCTACACGTACTGAGGACCCTTCTAAATGTAACAACGTGAAGAACAGTCAACTGCAAGAGCACATAGAAGTAGTAATACCATCGGAAAATGCTGCCGAGCCCAGTGAGATAGCTCATCCCCCGGAAGGTGCATCCGAGCCAACATCTTTAAACTCATCTTGTACTTTCTCGAATGCATCTTCTCCAGTGGATGATTCTATCGTTCTTCGAGATACGGCCGCTATACTTCAAGAGTTGGCGTTGCAAAGATTATCTGGAGGCATCGTGGGTGACTTGTCTGTTCCTCCGCGAAGAAGATACGAAACAGAGAATAATAAAGATCGAAGAAGCTTCGATTCTGAGATCGGTAGGGAGATAGTTCGTGAAAGAAAGATGAGGCAGGAACTGGATTCTGCTCGAGGAAAATCGGAAGAGCCACCGGTGAATAATACTCAACATCTACCGCCGTGTTTGAGAGCTCGTCACGCAAGAGCGACACGAGCGTCTCTTAGTAGATCGTTAGACGAGGCAAAGTTTAACAAAATGTCGGAGGAAGCTTCTCTACCTGTGAAACAGGCTACGGAGGACGCACAGCACAGTTCCACACCTAACGTTGGAACAGGATCGTCGAACAGTTCCTCGGCTAATTCCGATAAAACGCATCTAAAGAACCTAGGTGGTTTAGACTTGGGCGATCCCCAGTGCAGAGAAAGGATAGAAAAGTACAAAGAAGAGAGAAGAACGTTCTTAAGGGACAAGTACAGATCGGAGAGTTTTCGAGGGATGTTATCGAAGACAGAAGACGATGGGGAGCAGGCGCTTTTAGCTAGGCTAAAACAGAGAGCCACTAGGCCCTCCCTTCATTGA